One Actinomycetota bacterium genomic window carries:
- a CDS encoding O-antigen ligase family protein — protein MTLLIALGVLALPFLAWAAVTVVRSPWVALSLYAGSVPFGSAVRVPGLAAGGVGTLSSFLGFVAIGAFLLQLAGGWRRTPRLDPALPVWVMLLGVGVLSYLWSIAPAQTLDDLLVLAALVALYAVAVLTPAGGRERDLLEVGIVAGGVIVGMLALVDLATGSFAAGRSGRFGLAGGGAGGEADPNITAAALMLPLAIALGRAVRERWPAQWWWLAVSVLVSVGLLSTGSRGGLLGGLTVVVVLVYVFRRTGAGLRLAAAAIVVLTVAGAVAPDATMERLLTRRGSTGRTAIWAVAARECPTYCWIGSGWGTFPEVHQRALLSDPAAQGNQLRFESHSVWIGTLIEAGLPGLVLLIVGLALTVRSVRALPRNLRAPPLAGLAGLILTNSFLGTIEFKYFWLVLLYGVVVVNAQDPVGRGPRPAEDGVQAVRLPHG, from the coding sequence GTGACGCTGCTGATCGCGCTGGGCGTGCTCGCGCTGCCGTTCCTGGCGTGGGCAGCGGTGACGGTCGTCCGCTCGCCGTGGGTCGCGTTGAGTCTGTACGCAGGCAGCGTGCCGTTCGGGTCGGCCGTGAGGGTCCCGGGACTGGCCGCAGGTGGCGTCGGCACACTGTCGAGCTTCCTTGGGTTCGTTGCGATCGGGGCGTTCCTCCTGCAACTCGCAGGGGGTTGGCGCCGGACGCCGCGGCTCGATCCCGCGCTGCCGGTGTGGGTGATGCTGCTCGGCGTGGGCGTTCTCAGCTACCTCTGGTCCATCGCGCCGGCGCAGACGCTCGACGATCTCCTGGTCCTCGCTGCTCTCGTGGCCCTCTACGCCGTCGCCGTCCTCACCCCAGCCGGCGGGCGGGAACGTGACCTCCTCGAGGTGGGGATCGTCGCAGGCGGCGTGATCGTCGGCATGTTGGCGCTCGTCGACCTGGCGACGGGTTCGTTCGCGGCTGGCCGGTCGGGACGGTTCGGACTGGCCGGCGGCGGCGCTGGTGGGGAAGCGGACCCGAACATCACGGCTGCCGCGCTCATGCTCCCTCTCGCCATCGCGCTCGGACGAGCGGTCCGGGAACGCTGGCCAGCCCAGTGGTGGTGGCTGGCTGTCAGCGTCCTCGTGTCTGTCGGGCTCCTGAGCACCGGGTCGCGTGGCGGGCTGCTCGGAGGTCTCACGGTGGTCGTCGTGCTGGTCTACGTCTTCCGACGGACCGGCGCCGGCCTGCGACTCGCCGCGGCGGCGATCGTCGTGTTGACGGTGGCGGGAGCGGTGGCCCCGGACGCGACGATGGAGCGTCTGCTCACCCGCCGTGGGTCGACCGGCCGTACCGCGATCTGGGCGGTCGCTGCCCGCGAGTGTCCGACGTACTGCTGGATCGGAAGCGGTTGGGGGACGTTCCCGGAGGTTCACCAACGTGCGCTGCTCTCGGATCCCGCCGCGCAGGGCAACCAGTTGCGCTTCGAATCCCACAGCGTCTGGATCGGGACGCTGATCGAGGCGGGTCTGCCGGGTCTCGTCCTGCTGATCGTCGGGCTCGCGCTGACGGTGCGTTCCGTACGGGCACTACCCCGTAACCTGCGTGCCCCGCCTTTGGCGGGACTCGCCGGGCTCATCCTGACGAACAGCTTCCTCGGCACGATCGAGTTCAAGTACTTCTGGCTCGTCCTGCTCTACGGGGTCGTGGTCGTGAACGCGCAGGATCCGGTCGGCAGAGGTCCGCGTCCGGCGGAGGACGGAGTCCAGGCAGTACGGTTGCCGCATGGATGA